In Stomoxys calcitrans chromosome 2, idStoCalc2.1, whole genome shotgun sequence, the following proteins share a genomic window:
- the LOC106096216 gene encoding uncharacterized protein LOC106096216 produces MAIHIIGGVLCLCSLTMAAIYPANVALLEDSDFYPSIPNDIIPIQPLLVYPKSRNALPYQGRNLLKDNDIVYVKLLDRKGYRPRNLQSRENGFRELSMKDIFYVKAATNGQFSTNRLKVYRLPEFYAINVYKKGDLLESSRA; encoded by the coding sequence ATGGCCATACACATCATTGGCGGCGTCCTGTGTCTTTGTTCGCTGACaatggctgccatatatccAGCAAATGTAGCACTGCTCGAGGACAGTGACTTCTATCCCTCCATACCCAATGATATAATTCCCATACAACCGCTGTTGGTGTATCCAAAATCACGAAATGCCTTACCCTATCAGGGACGTAATCTACTGAAGGATAACGATATAGTCTATGTCAAACTATTGGATCGCAAAGGTTATAGACCCAGAAATTTGCAATCTCGTGAAAATGGTTTCCGGGAATTGTCCAtgaaggatattttctatgtcAAGGCGGCAACAAATGGTCAATTTAGTACAAATCGCTTAAAGGTGTATCGTTTGCCGGAATTCTATGCGATAAATGTGTATAAAAAGGGAGATCTATTAGAGTCGTCTAGGGCGTAA